Proteins from a genomic interval of Drosophila willistoni isolate 14030-0811.24 chromosome 2L unlocalized genomic scaffold, UCI_dwil_1.1 Seg139, whole genome shotgun sequence:
- the LOC124459817 gene encoding uncharacterized protein LOC124459817 yields the protein MLQELPKPKPKPAVAYALKRRNDKFVVECIVEGIVNPAYEPDLDGDTVVELATQRFKQTKWQY from the exons ATGTTGCAGGAACTACCCaaaccgaaaccgaaaccTGCTGTGGCCTATGCCCTGAAACGTCGAAATGATAAATTTGTGGTCGAATGCATTGTCGAGGGCATAGTGAATCCTGCCTATGAGCCAGATTTGGATGGTGATACTGTGGTCGAATTAGCCACTCAACGATTTAAGCAAACTAAATGGCAA TACTGA